The Candidatus Glassbacteria bacterium genome segment GAACTGTACCACTAACATTGAAAGAACGCAAGCTTTGAGCTTGCTACTGTATATCGCCATGGTTCTGTGAATCAGAGCAGTACTGCACCCCACTCAAAGATCAAGCCTTAGTCATAGATCGGGCTAACTCAGAGATCGCTCTGTACAGCGCGGATATGAATTTGCTAGCTGATGGTTATGAGGAGAGGGTCAGGCTAAGCAACAGAATTAGCTCATTCCACTAGCTATTGAAAACAACGTTTAAAAGAAATGGCGGGCCCGACGATACTCGAACTCGCGACCTCCGGCTTGACAGGCCGGCAAGATGTAACTTTTTGTGCCTGTATTTCCTCTGGAATCCTAGAAAAATGTTGGGGATAGTGTTGAGGGTGAGAAAGAGTTGAAAAACAAAAAGGGTTCGAGATGCCTCTCAAACCCTTTTATAACAAAATGGTGAGCCGTACAGGGATCGAACCTGTGACCCGCTGCTTAAAAGGCAGATGGCAATGTGTTTTCACCGATTCTCTAACTCATTGAATACCAATTCAAAAGCGCACGATTGCCCTATCTACGCTTTTTCACTCTGAATGCAATTAGTGCAATAGATGTATTATATGCTCTCAAGTTTGTCACAGTTACGGCACAGTTTCATCTATGACTTTTATTGCATTCATTTTGTATAGTAGAAAATCGAATTATCCTTGCTTGACATGCAAGAAGTCACTGGTTCAAATCCAGTATCGCCCACCATTGTTATTAAAGGGTTTGGGAGCAATCTCAAACCCTTTTCTGTTGTTGATTATTTTCTGCCCCCAACACTATCCCCAACATATTTCGTAGATTTCAAGGTAAATACAGGTACAAAAAGTTACATCTTGTCGGCCTGTCAAGCCGGAGGTCGCGAGTTCAAGTCTCGTCGGGCCCGCCATTTCTTGAAACGTTTAAAATAATAAATTCTGGTTCGGGTTTAGAGATTGAAGCCAGAATTTGCCGAGTAGTGTTAATAATCCACCTACAGCATCTTGGCCACTGAAGTTTTTAATAGTTTGCTCGGGTCAGCTATAATAGAAAAGGGTCTGCATAAAAACAGACCCTTTTTTGCTTTCTCAAAACAATCTTCTCTGGTTATGGGTAAAATTTTAATTAAACAGTCTCATCTGTTGGTACGATTACCATCGATCTAACCACCAAGATTGATAATAAGACTATTAGCTGTATCAATCAGTAGTTGTCCCGTTGCTTGAGAGAGGACGCCTGCACGAATGAAGGCGTTTACTTGGTTGATGAACGCCTGAAGCTGGTTAATTGCTGCATTGGCGTTGTCCCGGCTTATTTGTCGTAAGGCCGCGTTAAGTTTCGCTAGTAGGGAATTACCCTGACCTCGATTCAGTGTGCCTTCATCGACGAGATCCGTTATTGCATCGATCAGAATCTGTTCCGGTGGTGCCTTGCACTTACCCGAACTTCCTGCATCGTAAATGGCCTGGATTTCTGAGGCGGTAAGGGCACGATTATAAATTGCGGCTTCGTCGATCAAACCGTCAACAAACGTGTTTCCTACAGTATGTGTCTGTCTATAGCTCTTGCCTATAAGAACAGGATCAGGGGTGATAAATATGCCACCTGAATGAGACACAGTCCAAACCAGTGATCCGTTTATATAGTTACGCATCGTTGTTCCATCATAAGTACCGGCAACATGAGTCCATGTGTTAAGCGGAATCACAGGTCCGTGAGCAATGGTTCTTCCAGAAGATGTTCCATCTCGATTCAACAAGAATCCCAACTGGCCATATGGATAATAAAACAAGGCATACGATTCAAGATAGTTTCCAACATCCCCCTTACTCACAACCGATGGGTAGGGCGTATACTGCTCTATGAAAATCCAAGCCTCGATTGTCAACTGCCCAGTGATATTCAAATTCGGAGCATTTCCAG includes the following:
- a CDS encoding LamG domain-containing protein, translating into MKKGIRGTSKEIWLVLLLIGGFLGLVSCNQEMPSETGRAGFELLNEDLTVSEWSPSKTTKSSIGAFVTSTTCLPPPSDLVSWWPGDGDANDIVDGNHGILQYGAAFATGIVGGAFSLDGVDDYLDAGNAPNLNITGQLTIEAWIFIEQYTPYPSVVSKGDVGNYLESYALFYYPYGQLGFLLNRDGTSSGRTIAHGPVIPLNTWTHVAGTYDGTTMRNYINGSLVWTVSHSGGIFITPDPVLIGKSYRQTHTVGNTFVDGLIDEAAIYNRALTASEIQAIYDAGSSGKCKAPPEQILIDAITDLVDEGTLNRGQGNSLLAKLNAALRQISRDNANAAINQLQAFINQVNAFIRAGVLSQATGQLLIDTANSLIINLGG